From the genome of Primulina eburnea isolate SZY01 chromosome 12, ASM2296580v1, whole genome shotgun sequence, one region includes:
- the LOC140807562 gene encoding pentatricopeptide repeat-containing protein At4g20770 isoform X1, giving the protein MKKKNASFIAKLLQLCVDHTAQRAGKLLQAYILRTSHFSNIYLINRLIELYSRCGDTAAAHNLFNLMPVRNLFSYQPILDSYCKANDLWSAYEIFSHMPERNTLCWNLMIGALSRNGHKGMALEWFYHMRMGGLVPNRFTLAIVLSVCGSLGDVLCGRECHGVAMKLALDGNVYVGNALLGMYMKCDSVSEAAVVFRGMLEHNEVSFTIMMEGLVEANHADEAFGMFILMHRNGLVDSISISGVLSVCSKFVAEFSFENNDGETNLHNLHGKQIHGLVIKLGFERDLHVNNSLLDMYTKHSNMESAEMLFNGMFEVNVVSWNVMIAGYGRQYNMGSVLEYIELMQRRGFKPDEVTNVNMVAACVKSGDVDTGRRIFDCISSPSLTCWNAMISGYSQNEYHHEVVILFKEMQFRNMRPNRTTFAIVIISCAEMGLLEAGKQIHASLLKTEHFADPYVANGLICIYSKCGKLEVAKHIFREVPQPDIVCWNSMLAGLSLHSLETEAFKFFKQMLGKGMPPTEFSYAIIINCCSLLTSLFQGKQVQGMILKNGYGSDVYVGTSLIDMYCKCGEMDGARRFFDMMPCRNTVTWNEMIHGYAHNGHGDEALNLFENMVQAGVKPDSITFVSVLTACSHSGFVDTGVKIFNIMQKEHSIKPLRDHYTCIIDSLGRAGRFSEIEALIGKMHCKDDPIIWEVLLGSCRVHANVKLARRAAEELFRLNPKNSAPYALLVSMYSSLDRWDDVKDVGSIMNKQRVAKGPGYSWV; this is encoded by the coding sequence ATGAAGAAAAAGAATGCATCTTTTATTGCAAAGTTGTTGCAGCTATGCGTTGATCACACGGCACAAAGGGCTGGTAAACTTCTTCAAGCTTATATACTTCGCACCAGCCATTTTTCAAACATTTATCTTATCAATCGTCTAATTGAGCTCTACTCAAGATGTGGCGATACAGCAGCAGCGCACAACCTGTTCAACCTAATGCCTGTAAGAAACTTGTTCTCGTATCAACCTATTTTGGACTCGTATTGCAAAGCAAATGACTTGTGGAGTGCATATGAAATATTTAGTCACATGCCCGAGAGGAACACcctttgttggaatttgatGATTGGCGCCTTGTCACGAAATGGTCACAAAGGGATGGCCTTGGAGTGGTTTTATCATATGAGGATGGGCGGTTTGGTGCCCAACCGTTTTACCTTAGCAATTGTTTTGAGCGTCTGTGGGAGTTTGGGCGATGTGTTGTGTGGCAGGGAGTGTCATGGAGTTGCTATGAAGCTTGCCCTAGATGGGAATGTGTACGTAGGCAATGCTTTGCTAGGAATGTACATGAAGTGTGACTCTGTTTCGGAAGCTGCTGTTGTTTTTAGGGGCATGCTGGAGCATAATGAAGTGTCTTTTACTATAATGATGGAGGGGTTAGTGGAAGCGAATCATGCTGATGAAGCATTTGGCATGTTTATATTAATGCATAGAAATGGTCTCGTCGATAGTATCTCGATCTCCGGTGTTTTGAGTGTCTGTTCTAAATTTGTGGCtgaattttcttttgaaaataatGATGGTGAGACGAATTTGCATAACCTGCATGGGAAACAAATACATGGACTTGTTATTAAACTGGGATTCGAAAGAGATCTCCATGTAAATAATTCTTTGCTAGATATGTACACAAAACACAGTAACATGGAGTCGGCTGAAATGTTGTTTAACGGTATGTTTGAAGTGAATGTCGTTTCTTGGAATGTTATGATTGCTGGATATGGCCGGCAATATAATATGGGTAGTGTACTGGAGTACATTGAACTGATGCAGAGACGTGGGTTTAAGCCTGATGAGGTTACTAATGTTAACATGGTTGCTGCTTGTGTCAAAAGTGGGGATGTTGATACCGGGCGTCGGATATTTGACTGTATATCATCACCAAGTTTGACTTGCTGGAACGCTATGATCTCGGGGTATTCACAAAACGAGTACCATCATGAGGTAGTGATCCTTTTCAAAGAAATGCAGTTCAGAAACATGAGACCCAATCGCACAACTTTTGCAATTGTTATCATTTCCTGTGCAGAAATGGGACTTTTGGAGGCTGGAAAGCAAATCCACGCTTCATTGTTGAAGACTGAGCATTTTGCTGACCCTTATGTTGCCAATGGACTTATTTGCATTTATTCAAAATGTGGTAAACTAGAAGTTGCAAAACATATCTTCCGTGAGGTACCCCAACCTGATATAGTTTGCTGGAATTCAATGCTTGCAGGTTTATCCCTTCATTCTTTGGAAACCGAAGCTTTTAAGTTCTTCAAACAAATGCTAGGCAAAGGGATGCCACCAACTGAGTTCTCTTATGCTATCATAATAAACTGCTGTTCGTTACTGACATCTTTGTTTCAAGGGAAGCAGGTTCAAGGTATGATACTCAAAAATGGATATGGAAGTGATGTATATGTGGGAACTTCTCTAATTGATATGTACTGTAAATGTGGTGAAATGGATGGGGCTAGGCGGTTTTTTGATATGATGCCCTGTAGAAACACAGTAACCTGGAATGAGATGATACACGGTTATGCCCACAATGGGCATGGAGATGAAgctttaaatttatttgaaaacatgGTTCAAGCTGGAGTAAAACCTGATTCTATAACCTTTGTCTCTGTTTTGACCGCTTGCAGTCATTCTGGATTTGTTGATACTGGGGTTAAAATCTTCAATATAATGCAGAAAGAACATAGTATAAAACCACTTAGGGATCACTACACTTGCATTATTGATTCCCTGGGCCGTGCTGGCCGATTCAGTGAGATTGAGGCACTCATAGGTAAGATGCATTGCAAAGATGATCCTATTATTTGGGAGGTTTTGCTTGGTTCATGTAGGGTTCATGCCAATGTGAAGTTAGCAAGAAGGGCAGCAGAGGAGCTTTTTCGCTTGAACCCGAAGAATTCTGCCCCATATGCACTTCTAGTCAGTATGTATTCATCGTTGGATAGATGGGATGATGTGAAAGATGTTGGAAGTATAATGAACAAACAGCGAGTTGCCAAGGGACCAGGTTATAGCTGGGTTTGA
- the LOC140807562 gene encoding pentatricopeptide repeat-containing protein At4g20770 isoform X2: MKKKNASFIAKLLQLCVDHTAQRAGKLLQAYILRTSHFSNIYLINRLIELYSRCGDTAAAHNLFNLMPVRNLFSYQPILDSYCKANDLWSAYEIFSHMPERNTLCWNLMIGALSRNGHKGMALEWFYHMRMGGLVPNRFTLAIVLSVCGSLGDVLCGRECHGVAMKLALDGNVYVGNALLGMYMKCDSVSEAAVVFRGMLEHNEVSFTIMMEGLVEANHADEAFGMFILMHRNGLVDSISISGVLSVCSKFVAEFSFENNDGETNLHNLHGKQIHGLVIKLGFERDLHVNNSLLDMYTKHSNMESAEMLFNGMFEVNVVSWNVMIAGYGRQYNMGSVLEYIELMQRRGFKPDEVTNVNMVAACVKSGDVDTGRRIFDCISSPSLTCWNAMISGYSQNEYHHEVVILFKEMQFRNMRPNRTTFAIVIISCAEMGLLEAGKQIHASLLKTEHFADPYVANGLICIYSKCGLSLHSLETEAFKFFKQMLGKGMPPTEFSYAIIINCCSLLTSLFQGKQVQGMILKNGYGSDVYVGTSLIDMYCKCGEMDGARRFFDMMPCRNTVTWNEMIHGYAHNGHGDEALNLFENMVQAGVKPDSITFVSVLTACSHSGFVDTGVKIFNIMQKEHSIKPLRDHYTCIIDSLGRAGRFSEIEALIGKMHCKDDPIIWEVLLGSCRVHANVKLARRAAEELFRLNPKNSAPYALLVSMYSSLDRWDDVKDVGSIMNKQRVAKGPGYSWV; the protein is encoded by the exons ATGAAGAAAAAGAATGCATCTTTTATTGCAAAGTTGTTGCAGCTATGCGTTGATCACACGGCACAAAGGGCTGGTAAACTTCTTCAAGCTTATATACTTCGCACCAGCCATTTTTCAAACATTTATCTTATCAATCGTCTAATTGAGCTCTACTCAAGATGTGGCGATACAGCAGCAGCGCACAACCTGTTCAACCTAATGCCTGTAAGAAACTTGTTCTCGTATCAACCTATTTTGGACTCGTATTGCAAAGCAAATGACTTGTGGAGTGCATATGAAATATTTAGTCACATGCCCGAGAGGAACACcctttgttggaatttgatGATTGGCGCCTTGTCACGAAATGGTCACAAAGGGATGGCCTTGGAGTGGTTTTATCATATGAGGATGGGCGGTTTGGTGCCCAACCGTTTTACCTTAGCAATTGTTTTGAGCGTCTGTGGGAGTTTGGGCGATGTGTTGTGTGGCAGGGAGTGTCATGGAGTTGCTATGAAGCTTGCCCTAGATGGGAATGTGTACGTAGGCAATGCTTTGCTAGGAATGTACATGAAGTGTGACTCTGTTTCGGAAGCTGCTGTTGTTTTTAGGGGCATGCTGGAGCATAATGAAGTGTCTTTTACTATAATGATGGAGGGGTTAGTGGAAGCGAATCATGCTGATGAAGCATTTGGCATGTTTATATTAATGCATAGAAATGGTCTCGTCGATAGTATCTCGATCTCCGGTGTTTTGAGTGTCTGTTCTAAATTTGTGGCtgaattttcttttgaaaataatGATGGTGAGACGAATTTGCATAACCTGCATGGGAAACAAATACATGGACTTGTTATTAAACTGGGATTCGAAAGAGATCTCCATGTAAATAATTCTTTGCTAGATATGTACACAAAACACAGTAACATGGAGTCGGCTGAAATGTTGTTTAACGGTATGTTTGAAGTGAATGTCGTTTCTTGGAATGTTATGATTGCTGGATATGGCCGGCAATATAATATGGGTAGTGTACTGGAGTACATTGAACTGATGCAGAGACGTGGGTTTAAGCCTGATGAGGTTACTAATGTTAACATGGTTGCTGCTTGTGTCAAAAGTGGGGATGTTGATACCGGGCGTCGGATATTTGACTGTATATCATCACCAAGTTTGACTTGCTGGAACGCTATGATCTCGGGGTATTCACAAAACGAGTACCATCATGAGGTAGTGATCCTTTTCAAAGAAATGCAGTTCAGAAACATGAGACCCAATCGCACAACTTTTGCAATTGTTATCATTTCCTGTGCAGAAATGGGACTTTTGGAGGCTGGAAAGCAAATCCACGCTTCATTGTTGAAGACTGAGCATTTTGCTGACCCTTATGTTGCCAATGGACTTATTTGCATTTATTCAAAATGTG GTTTATCCCTTCATTCTTTGGAAACCGAAGCTTTTAAGTTCTTCAAACAAATGCTAGGCAAAGGGATGCCACCAACTGAGTTCTCTTATGCTATCATAATAAACTGCTGTTCGTTACTGACATCTTTGTTTCAAGGGAAGCAGGTTCAAGGTATGATACTCAAAAATGGATATGGAAGTGATGTATATGTGGGAACTTCTCTAATTGATATGTACTGTAAATGTGGTGAAATGGATGGGGCTAGGCGGTTTTTTGATATGATGCCCTGTAGAAACACAGTAACCTGGAATGAGATGATACACGGTTATGCCCACAATGGGCATGGAGATGAAgctttaaatttatttgaaaacatgGTTCAAGCTGGAGTAAAACCTGATTCTATAACCTTTGTCTCTGTTTTGACCGCTTGCAGTCATTCTGGATTTGTTGATACTGGGGTTAAAATCTTCAATATAATGCAGAAAGAACATAGTATAAAACCACTTAGGGATCACTACACTTGCATTATTGATTCCCTGGGCCGTGCTGGCCGATTCAGTGAGATTGAGGCACTCATAGGTAAGATGCATTGCAAAGATGATCCTATTATTTGGGAGGTTTTGCTTGGTTCATGTAGGGTTCATGCCAATGTGAAGTTAGCAAGAAGGGCAGCAGAGGAGCTTTTTCGCTTGAACCCGAAGAATTCTGCCCCATATGCACTTCTAGTCAGTATGTATTCATCGTTGGATAGATGGGATGATGTGAAAGATGTTGGAAGTATAATGAACAAACAGCGAGTTGCCAAGGGACCAGGTTATAGCTGGGTTTGA